The Kocuria sp. TGY1127_2 genome includes a window with the following:
- a CDS encoding Fur family transcriptional regulator — translation MAAQQPAHEGSEGSAGARMTQEFRNTRQRRTVVEALDTLEEFHSAQDFHRIVSDRGGRVSLATVYRILQSLEDTGEVDVVQSDDGQALYRKCLADDHHHHLLCRRCGAAEDIEADVVEQWAEQVGSRFGFTEIAHTIELTGLCAQCTREVARSSS, via the coding sequence GTGGCCGCGCAGCAACCCGCGCACGAAGGATCCGAGGGGTCCGCAGGAGCGCGAATGACCCAGGAATTCCGCAATACTCGGCAGCGCAGAACGGTGGTCGAGGCGTTGGATACTCTGGAAGAATTTCACTCAGCCCAGGACTTCCACCGCATCGTCTCGGATCGAGGAGGCAGGGTTTCGTTGGCCACCGTCTACCGCATCCTCCAATCTCTTGAGGACACCGGCGAAGTGGACGTGGTCCAGTCAGATGACGGCCAAGCCCTGTACAGGAAGTGCCTGGCCGATGATCACCACCATCATCTTCTGTGCCGTCGCTGTGGGGCCGCGGAAGATATCGAAGCCGACGTCGTCGAGCAATGGGCCGAACAGGTTGGATCCAGGTTCGGTTTCACCGAAATCGCACATACCATCGAGCTCACCGGATTGTGCGCTCAGTGCACTCGCGAGGTTGCGCGTTCCTCATCATGA